One segment of Halococcus saccharolyticus DSM 5350 DNA contains the following:
- a CDS encoding type IV pilin: MAEEGDRLLNVIGGALVVALVVVIAVAVVVAVNVPANRVDAPDAEWSISQVNETHVRIAHDSGESVAGSALVVTVDGYSRHPAWDDRVTTGDAVAVEASRGQVVRLYWDGGRTDHLQLASRQGAETETATA; the protein is encoded by the coding sequence ATGGCTGAAGAAGGTGATCGACTGCTGAACGTCATCGGGGGCGCGCTCGTCGTTGCACTCGTGGTGGTGATAGCCGTCGCTGTCGTCGTGGCGGTGAACGTCCCGGCGAATCGGGTCGACGCTCCGGACGCCGAGTGGTCGATCAGCCAGGTCAACGAGACACACGTCCGGATCGCACACGACAGCGGCGAGTCGGTCGCGGGATCGGCGCTCGTCGTGACCGTCGATGGGTACAGCCGTCACCCCGCGTGGGACGATCGAGTGACGACGGGCGATGCGGTCGCGGTCGAGGCGTCTCGTGGACAGGTAGTGCGGCTCTACTGGGACGGCGGCCGCACCGACCACCTCCAGCTCGCGAGCCGACAGGGCGCGGAGACGGAGACGGCGACGGCGTGA